Proteins encoded within one genomic window of Ctenopharyngodon idella isolate HZGC_01 chromosome 6, HZGC01, whole genome shotgun sequence:
- the pecam1b gene encoding platelet endothelial cell adhesion molecule isoform X4 translates to MQVKIQPSLRMGTVLLLFLFTSEEACAEFIIKSVDLIMQPSDEVQRSTNVSLKCEAEVSRSPGSHLNYKYIFYKDYVKLNTDQISATDGLYSIPDVRVSHSGKYKCALSIKTETKESRVKDLKVKGLLTPVLKVDKLTLTEGDDVTAVCTAEGETGFLTFFFRDGPEELYRKDTYSQKVEHNLTVTKRHKNMFCYYSINLSGSLETSNNSNVISVDFQELKIKPDIKVMPSTDVTEGDPITLSCSVNMTHQRNSDLIIHLIHEKNTMLRLNMTQEDYKVIAMANDSGKYECISKLGGVHKSSSVNITVKELFSVPVLSIHPAEVFEGENFTISCQISSFDSEEIQRNITYSIFRDNTIIINSNNYSDTAGKVTNEEYMCKAEANRITKESQRVLFGAKVLVSKPEITAYGPVIVDKPFLILCHSENGTLPIIYSLMRNDITLNRTEVSDPHEKAHFLALISTPSDISSYLCAAENNGRVKMSERLHVTVIVPVETPLLTVVPVPGNIEEGYNITLICGIPKGSPPISFMFYASNPTPIHNTTVQSNSSSFVLSTVNREKSGNYYCTASNMAGMSMSNIVTVEVSWAKWKKALIAVFFMLLVALLVLFIMIRYKAKRGKREMAAKLSVKPASPKSDDSLTLSLTHDTHYSTHTELHFEDLTGKVTYGT, encoded by the exons ATGCAGGTGAAGATCCAGCCCTCTCTAAGGATGGGCACCGTTCTCCTCCTCTTTCTCTTCACTT CAGAGGAAGCCTGTGCAG agttcatcataaaaagcgtgGATCTTATTATGCAGCCCAGCGATGAAGTTCAAAGAAGTACAAATGTATCACTGAAATGCGAGGCAGAAGTCAGCCGCAGCCCAGGGTCTCACCTCAACTATAAATACATATTCTACAAAGATTATGTCAAGTTAAATACTGACCAGATCAGTGCTACGGATGGCCTCTACTCTATACCAGATGTCAGAGTGAGTCACTCTGGGAAATACAAATGTGCTCTTTCAATTAAGACGGAAACGAAGGAGAGCAGAGTCAAAGACCTGAAAGTGAAAG GTCTTCTGACACCAGTCCTAAAAGTGGATAAACTTACATTGACAGAAGGAGATGATGTTACTGCTGTCTGTACAGCAGAGGGAGAAACAggttttttgacatttttctttagagATGGACCTGAGGAACTCTACCGGAAGGACACTTATAGTCAGAAAGTTGAGCACAACCTGACTGTTACTAAGAGACATAAGAATATGTTTTGCTACTATAGCATTAATCTGAGTGGCTCATTAGAAACGTCTAACAACAGTAATGTGATTAGTGTTGACTTTCAAG AGCTGAAGATCAAACCTGATATCAAAGTCATGCCATCAACAGATGTTACTGAAGGAGATCCCATAACCTTGAGCTGCAGTGTGAATATGACTCACCAGAGAAATTCAGATCTAATAATCCATTTAATCCATGAAAAAAACACCATGCTTCGTTTGAACATGACACAGGAAGATTACAAAGTGATTGCTATGGCTAATGACTCTGGAAAATATGAGTGCATTTCAAAACTTGGTGGTGTTCATAAATCTTCCTCTGTGAACATCACTGTAAAAG AGCTTTTCTCTGTGCCTGTCCTGAGTATTCATCCCGCTGAGGTTTTTGAAGGAGAAAACTTCACCATTAGCTGTCAAATCAGCAGCTTTGACTCAGAGGAAATTCAAAGGAATATAACGTATTCAATATTTAGAgacaatacaataataataaatagtaacAATTATAGTGACACTGCAGGCAAAGTGACCAATGAGGAATACATGTGTAAGGCTGAGGCCAATAGGATTACCAAGGAGAGCCAGAGGGTGCTGTTTGGAGCAAAAG TGCTCGTTTCAAAGCCTGAGATCACAGCTTATGGTCCAGTTATCGTAGATAAGCCATTTTTGATCCTTTGCCACTCTGAGAATGGAACTCTGCCAATTATCTACTCGCTGATGAGAAACGACATCACTCTGAACAGGACCGAGGTGTCTGACCCTCATGAGAAGGCTCATTTCTTAGCCTTGATATCGACTCCTTCAGACATTAGTAGTTACTTGTGTGCAGCAGAGAATAATGGTCGAGTCAAGATGAGTGAAAGGCTACATGTGACTGTAATAG TTCCAGTAGAGACGCCCTTACTGACAGTCGTTCCAGTTCCCGGAAACATTGAGGAGGGTTATAATATTACCCTGATATGTGGCATTCCAAAAGGCTCTCCACCAAtcagttttatgttttatgccAGCAATCCCACACCAATTCACAACACCACAGTACAGAGTAATTCATCCTCATTTGTCCTGAGTACAGTGAACAGAGAAAAGAGTGGGAATTACTACTGCACTGCATCTAACATGGCAGGCATGAGCATGAGTAACATTGTCACAGTCGAAG TGAGCTGGGCAAAGTGGAAAAAGGCTTTGATTGCTGTGTTCTTCATGCTGTTAGTGGCGCTGCTGGTCCTTTTCATCATGATACGCTACAAGGCCAAACGAG GTAAAAGAGAGATGGCTGCCAAACTATCAGT AAAGCCTGCAAGTCCTAAATCAGATGACTCTCTAACCCTGAGTCTCACCCATGACACCCATTATAGCACGCACACAG AGCTACACTTTGAAGACTTGACGGGAAAGGTGACCTATGGGACATGA
- the pecam1b gene encoding platelet endothelial cell adhesion molecule isoform X5: MQVKIQPSLRMGTVLLLFLFTSEEACAEFIIKSVDLIMQPSDEVQRSTNVSLKCEAEVSRSPGSHLNYKYIFYKDYVKLNTDQISATDGLYSIPDVRVSHSGKYKCALSIKTETKESRVKDLKVKGLLTPVLKVDKLTLTEGDDVTAVCTAEGETGFLTFFFRDGPEELYRKDTYSQKVEHNLTVTKRHKNMFCYYSINLSGSLETSNNSNVISVDFQELKIKPDIKVMPSTDVTEGDPITLSCSVNMTHQRNSDLIIHLIHEKNTMLRLNMTQEDYKVIAMANDSGKYECISKLGGVHKSSSVNITVKELFSVPVLSIHPAEVFEGENFTISCQISSFDSEEIQRNITYSIFRDNTIIINSNNYSDTAGKVTNEEYMCKAEANRITKESQRVLFGAKVLVSKPEITAYGPVIVDKPFLILCHSENGTLPIIYSLMRNDITLNRTEVSDPHEKAHFLALISTPSDISSYLCAAENNGRVKMSERLHVTVIVPVETPLLTVVPVPGNIEEGYNITLICGIPKGSPPISFMFYASNPTPIHNTTVQSNSSSFVLSTVNREKSGNYYCTASNMAGMSMSNIVTVEVSWAKWKKALIAVFFMLLVALLVLFIMIRYKAKRGKREMAAKLSVATL; encoded by the exons ATGCAGGTGAAGATCCAGCCCTCTCTAAGGATGGGCACCGTTCTCCTCCTCTTTCTCTTCACTT CAGAGGAAGCCTGTGCAG agttcatcataaaaagcgtgGATCTTATTATGCAGCCCAGCGATGAAGTTCAAAGAAGTACAAATGTATCACTGAAATGCGAGGCAGAAGTCAGCCGCAGCCCAGGGTCTCACCTCAACTATAAATACATATTCTACAAAGATTATGTCAAGTTAAATACTGACCAGATCAGTGCTACGGATGGCCTCTACTCTATACCAGATGTCAGAGTGAGTCACTCTGGGAAATACAAATGTGCTCTTTCAATTAAGACGGAAACGAAGGAGAGCAGAGTCAAAGACCTGAAAGTGAAAG GTCTTCTGACACCAGTCCTAAAAGTGGATAAACTTACATTGACAGAAGGAGATGATGTTACTGCTGTCTGTACAGCAGAGGGAGAAACAggttttttgacatttttctttagagATGGACCTGAGGAACTCTACCGGAAGGACACTTATAGTCAGAAAGTTGAGCACAACCTGACTGTTACTAAGAGACATAAGAATATGTTTTGCTACTATAGCATTAATCTGAGTGGCTCATTAGAAACGTCTAACAACAGTAATGTGATTAGTGTTGACTTTCAAG AGCTGAAGATCAAACCTGATATCAAAGTCATGCCATCAACAGATGTTACTGAAGGAGATCCCATAACCTTGAGCTGCAGTGTGAATATGACTCACCAGAGAAATTCAGATCTAATAATCCATTTAATCCATGAAAAAAACACCATGCTTCGTTTGAACATGACACAGGAAGATTACAAAGTGATTGCTATGGCTAATGACTCTGGAAAATATGAGTGCATTTCAAAACTTGGTGGTGTTCATAAATCTTCCTCTGTGAACATCACTGTAAAAG AGCTTTTCTCTGTGCCTGTCCTGAGTATTCATCCCGCTGAGGTTTTTGAAGGAGAAAACTTCACCATTAGCTGTCAAATCAGCAGCTTTGACTCAGAGGAAATTCAAAGGAATATAACGTATTCAATATTTAGAgacaatacaataataataaatagtaacAATTATAGTGACACTGCAGGCAAAGTGACCAATGAGGAATACATGTGTAAGGCTGAGGCCAATAGGATTACCAAGGAGAGCCAGAGGGTGCTGTTTGGAGCAAAAG TGCTCGTTTCAAAGCCTGAGATCACAGCTTATGGTCCAGTTATCGTAGATAAGCCATTTTTGATCCTTTGCCACTCTGAGAATGGAACTCTGCCAATTATCTACTCGCTGATGAGAAACGACATCACTCTGAACAGGACCGAGGTGTCTGACCCTCATGAGAAGGCTCATTTCTTAGCCTTGATATCGACTCCTTCAGACATTAGTAGTTACTTGTGTGCAGCAGAGAATAATGGTCGAGTCAAGATGAGTGAAAGGCTACATGTGACTGTAATAG TTCCAGTAGAGACGCCCTTACTGACAGTCGTTCCAGTTCCCGGAAACATTGAGGAGGGTTATAATATTACCCTGATATGTGGCATTCCAAAAGGCTCTCCACCAAtcagttttatgttttatgccAGCAATCCCACACCAATTCACAACACCACAGTACAGAGTAATTCATCCTCATTTGTCCTGAGTACAGTGAACAGAGAAAAGAGTGGGAATTACTACTGCACTGCATCTAACATGGCAGGCATGAGCATGAGTAACATTGTCACAGTCGAAG TGAGCTGGGCAAAGTGGAAAAAGGCTTTGATTGCTGTGTTCTTCATGCTGTTAGTGGCGCTGCTGGTCCTTTTCATCATGATACGCTACAAGGCCAAACGAG GTAAAAGAGAGATGGCTGCCAAACTATCAGT AGCTACACTTTGA
- the pecam1b gene encoding uncharacterized protein pecam1b isoform X6, with protein sequence MLLVALLVLFIMIRYKAKRGKREMAAKLSVKPASPKSDDSLTLSLTHDTHYSTHTVEVNNKESVWSERPPDQDSLELPNEGDVEYTEVVHPQPVDPTRIPLRKGTDTVYSELQTSQGDLEHINHQRLLEYAELNHDLSEPVD encoded by the exons ATGCTGTTAGTGGCGCTGCTGGTCCTTTTCATCATGATACGCTACAAGGCCAAACGAG GTAAAAGAGAGATGGCTGCCAAACTATCAGT AAAGCCTGCAAGTCCTAAATCAGATGACTCTCTAACCCTGAGTCTCACCCATGACACCCATTATAGCACGCACACAG TGGAGGTGAATAACAAAGAGAGTGTTTGGAGTGAAAGACCACCAG ATCAGGACAGCCTAGAGTTACCAAATGAAGGTGACGTAGAGTACACAGAGGTGGTTCATCCTCAACCTGTAGATCCTACACGAA TTCCTCTGAGAAAAGGCACAGATACTGTATACAGTGAGCTTCAGACCTCTCAAG GGGATCTTGAGCACATCAACCAT CAACGCCTGTTAGAATATGCTGAACTCAACCATGATCTTTCTGAACCAGTGGACTAG
- the pecam1b gene encoding platelet endothelial cell adhesion molecule isoform X3, whose translation MQVKIQPSLRMGTVLLLFLFTSEEACAEFIIKSVDLIMQPSDEVQRSTNVSLKCEAEVSRSPGSHLNYKYIFYKDYVKLNTDQISATDGLYSIPDVRVSHSGKYKCALSIKTETKESRVKDLKVKGLLTPVLKVDKLTLTEGDDVTAVCTAEGETGFLTFFFRDGPEELYRKDTYSQKVEHNLTVTKRHKNMFCYYSINLSGSLETSNNSNVISVDFQELKIKPDIKVMPSTDVTEGDPITLSCSVNMTHQRNSDLIIHLIHEKNTMLRLNMTQEDYKVIAMANDSGKYECISKLGGVHKSSSVNITVKELFSVPVLSIHPAEVFEGENFTISCQISSFDSEEIQRNITYSIFRDNTIIINSNNYSDTAGKVTNEEYMCKAEANRITKESQRVLFGAKVLVSKPEITAYGPVIVDKPFLILCHSENGTLPIIYSLMRNDITLNRTEVSDPHEKAHFLALISTPSDISSYLCAAENNGRVKMSERLHVTVIVPVETPLLTVVPVPGNIEEGYNITLICGIPKGSPPISFMFYASNPTPIHNTTVQSNSSSFVLSTVNREKSGNYYCTASNMAGMSMSNIVTVEVSWAKWKKALIAVFFMLLVALLVLFIMIRYKAKRGKREMAAKLSVKPASPKSDDSLTLSLTHDTHYSTHTVEVNNKESVWSERPPDQDSLELPNEGDVEYTEVVHPQPVDPTRTTPVRIC comes from the exons ATGCAGGTGAAGATCCAGCCCTCTCTAAGGATGGGCACCGTTCTCCTCCTCTTTCTCTTCACTT CAGAGGAAGCCTGTGCAG agttcatcataaaaagcgtgGATCTTATTATGCAGCCCAGCGATGAAGTTCAAAGAAGTACAAATGTATCACTGAAATGCGAGGCAGAAGTCAGCCGCAGCCCAGGGTCTCACCTCAACTATAAATACATATTCTACAAAGATTATGTCAAGTTAAATACTGACCAGATCAGTGCTACGGATGGCCTCTACTCTATACCAGATGTCAGAGTGAGTCACTCTGGGAAATACAAATGTGCTCTTTCAATTAAGACGGAAACGAAGGAGAGCAGAGTCAAAGACCTGAAAGTGAAAG GTCTTCTGACACCAGTCCTAAAAGTGGATAAACTTACATTGACAGAAGGAGATGATGTTACTGCTGTCTGTACAGCAGAGGGAGAAACAggttttttgacatttttctttagagATGGACCTGAGGAACTCTACCGGAAGGACACTTATAGTCAGAAAGTTGAGCACAACCTGACTGTTACTAAGAGACATAAGAATATGTTTTGCTACTATAGCATTAATCTGAGTGGCTCATTAGAAACGTCTAACAACAGTAATGTGATTAGTGTTGACTTTCAAG AGCTGAAGATCAAACCTGATATCAAAGTCATGCCATCAACAGATGTTACTGAAGGAGATCCCATAACCTTGAGCTGCAGTGTGAATATGACTCACCAGAGAAATTCAGATCTAATAATCCATTTAATCCATGAAAAAAACACCATGCTTCGTTTGAACATGACACAGGAAGATTACAAAGTGATTGCTATGGCTAATGACTCTGGAAAATATGAGTGCATTTCAAAACTTGGTGGTGTTCATAAATCTTCCTCTGTGAACATCACTGTAAAAG AGCTTTTCTCTGTGCCTGTCCTGAGTATTCATCCCGCTGAGGTTTTTGAAGGAGAAAACTTCACCATTAGCTGTCAAATCAGCAGCTTTGACTCAGAGGAAATTCAAAGGAATATAACGTATTCAATATTTAGAgacaatacaataataataaatagtaacAATTATAGTGACACTGCAGGCAAAGTGACCAATGAGGAATACATGTGTAAGGCTGAGGCCAATAGGATTACCAAGGAGAGCCAGAGGGTGCTGTTTGGAGCAAAAG TGCTCGTTTCAAAGCCTGAGATCACAGCTTATGGTCCAGTTATCGTAGATAAGCCATTTTTGATCCTTTGCCACTCTGAGAATGGAACTCTGCCAATTATCTACTCGCTGATGAGAAACGACATCACTCTGAACAGGACCGAGGTGTCTGACCCTCATGAGAAGGCTCATTTCTTAGCCTTGATATCGACTCCTTCAGACATTAGTAGTTACTTGTGTGCAGCAGAGAATAATGGTCGAGTCAAGATGAGTGAAAGGCTACATGTGACTGTAATAG TTCCAGTAGAGACGCCCTTACTGACAGTCGTTCCAGTTCCCGGAAACATTGAGGAGGGTTATAATATTACCCTGATATGTGGCATTCCAAAAGGCTCTCCACCAAtcagttttatgttttatgccAGCAATCCCACACCAATTCACAACACCACAGTACAGAGTAATTCATCCTCATTTGTCCTGAGTACAGTGAACAGAGAAAAGAGTGGGAATTACTACTGCACTGCATCTAACATGGCAGGCATGAGCATGAGTAACATTGTCACAGTCGAAG TGAGCTGGGCAAAGTGGAAAAAGGCTTTGATTGCTGTGTTCTTCATGCTGTTAGTGGCGCTGCTGGTCCTTTTCATCATGATACGCTACAAGGCCAAACGAG GTAAAAGAGAGATGGCTGCCAAACTATCAGT AAAGCCTGCAAGTCCTAAATCAGATGACTCTCTAACCCTGAGTCTCACCCATGACACCCATTATAGCACGCACACAG TGGAGGTGAATAACAAAGAGAGTGTTTGGAGTGAAAGACCACCAG ATCAGGACAGCCTAGAGTTACCAAATGAAGGTGACGTAGAGTACACAGAGGTGGTTCATCCTCAACCTGTAGATCCTACACGAA CAACGCCTGTTAGAATATGCTGA
- the pecam1b gene encoding platelet endothelial cell adhesion molecule isoform X2 — protein sequence MQVKIQPSLRMGTVLLLFLFTSEEACAEFIIKSVDLIMQPSDEVQRSTNVSLKCEAEVSRSPGSHLNYKYIFYKDYVKLNTDQISATDGLYSIPDVRVSHSGKYKCALSIKTETKESRVKDLKVKGLLTPVLKVDKLTLTEGDDVTAVCTAEGETGFLTFFFRDGPEELYRKDTYSQKVEHNLTVTKRHKNMFCYYSINLSGSLETSNNSNVISVDFQELKIKPDIKVMPSTDVTEGDPITLSCSVNMTHQRNSDLIIHLIHEKNTMLRLNMTQEDYKVIAMANDSGKYECISKLGGVHKSSSVNITVKELFSVPVLSIHPAEVFEGENFTISCQISSFDSEEIQRNITYSIFRDNTIIINSNNYSDTAGKVTNEEYMCKAEANRITKESQRVLFGAKVLVSKPEITAYGPVIVDKPFLILCHSENGTLPIIYSLMRNDITLNRTEVSDPHEKAHFLALISTPSDISSYLCAAENNGRVKMSERLHVTVIVPVETPLLTVVPVPGNIEEGYNITLICGIPKGSPPISFMFYASNPTPIHNTTVQSNSSSFVLSTVNREKSGNYYCTASNMAGMSMSNIVTVEVSWAKWKKALIAVFFMLLVALLVLFIMIRYKAKRVEVNNKESVWSERPPDQDSLELPNEGDVEYTEVVHPQPVDPTRIPLRKGTDTVYSELQTSQGDLEHINHQRLLEYAELNHDLSEPVD from the exons ATGCAGGTGAAGATCCAGCCCTCTCTAAGGATGGGCACCGTTCTCCTCCTCTTTCTCTTCACTT CAGAGGAAGCCTGTGCAG agttcatcataaaaagcgtgGATCTTATTATGCAGCCCAGCGATGAAGTTCAAAGAAGTACAAATGTATCACTGAAATGCGAGGCAGAAGTCAGCCGCAGCCCAGGGTCTCACCTCAACTATAAATACATATTCTACAAAGATTATGTCAAGTTAAATACTGACCAGATCAGTGCTACGGATGGCCTCTACTCTATACCAGATGTCAGAGTGAGTCACTCTGGGAAATACAAATGTGCTCTTTCAATTAAGACGGAAACGAAGGAGAGCAGAGTCAAAGACCTGAAAGTGAAAG GTCTTCTGACACCAGTCCTAAAAGTGGATAAACTTACATTGACAGAAGGAGATGATGTTACTGCTGTCTGTACAGCAGAGGGAGAAACAggttttttgacatttttctttagagATGGACCTGAGGAACTCTACCGGAAGGACACTTATAGTCAGAAAGTTGAGCACAACCTGACTGTTACTAAGAGACATAAGAATATGTTTTGCTACTATAGCATTAATCTGAGTGGCTCATTAGAAACGTCTAACAACAGTAATGTGATTAGTGTTGACTTTCAAG AGCTGAAGATCAAACCTGATATCAAAGTCATGCCATCAACAGATGTTACTGAAGGAGATCCCATAACCTTGAGCTGCAGTGTGAATATGACTCACCAGAGAAATTCAGATCTAATAATCCATTTAATCCATGAAAAAAACACCATGCTTCGTTTGAACATGACACAGGAAGATTACAAAGTGATTGCTATGGCTAATGACTCTGGAAAATATGAGTGCATTTCAAAACTTGGTGGTGTTCATAAATCTTCCTCTGTGAACATCACTGTAAAAG AGCTTTTCTCTGTGCCTGTCCTGAGTATTCATCCCGCTGAGGTTTTTGAAGGAGAAAACTTCACCATTAGCTGTCAAATCAGCAGCTTTGACTCAGAGGAAATTCAAAGGAATATAACGTATTCAATATTTAGAgacaatacaataataataaatagtaacAATTATAGTGACACTGCAGGCAAAGTGACCAATGAGGAATACATGTGTAAGGCTGAGGCCAATAGGATTACCAAGGAGAGCCAGAGGGTGCTGTTTGGAGCAAAAG TGCTCGTTTCAAAGCCTGAGATCACAGCTTATGGTCCAGTTATCGTAGATAAGCCATTTTTGATCCTTTGCCACTCTGAGAATGGAACTCTGCCAATTATCTACTCGCTGATGAGAAACGACATCACTCTGAACAGGACCGAGGTGTCTGACCCTCATGAGAAGGCTCATTTCTTAGCCTTGATATCGACTCCTTCAGACATTAGTAGTTACTTGTGTGCAGCAGAGAATAATGGTCGAGTCAAGATGAGTGAAAGGCTACATGTGACTGTAATAG TTCCAGTAGAGACGCCCTTACTGACAGTCGTTCCAGTTCCCGGAAACATTGAGGAGGGTTATAATATTACCCTGATATGTGGCATTCCAAAAGGCTCTCCACCAAtcagttttatgttttatgccAGCAATCCCACACCAATTCACAACACCACAGTACAGAGTAATTCATCCTCATTTGTCCTGAGTACAGTGAACAGAGAAAAGAGTGGGAATTACTACTGCACTGCATCTAACATGGCAGGCATGAGCATGAGTAACATTGTCACAGTCGAAG TGAGCTGGGCAAAGTGGAAAAAGGCTTTGATTGCTGTGTTCTTCATGCTGTTAGTGGCGCTGCTGGTCCTTTTCATCATGATACGCTACAAGGCCAAACGAG TGGAGGTGAATAACAAAGAGAGTGTTTGGAGTGAAAGACCACCAG ATCAGGACAGCCTAGAGTTACCAAATGAAGGTGACGTAGAGTACACAGAGGTGGTTCATCCTCAACCTGTAGATCCTACACGAA TTCCTCTGAGAAAAGGCACAGATACTGTATACAGTGAGCTTCAGACCTCTCAAG GGGATCTTGAGCACATCAACCAT CAACGCCTGTTAGAATATGCTGAACTCAACCATGATCTTTCTGAACCAGTGGACTAG
- the pecam1b gene encoding platelet endothelial cell adhesion molecule isoform X1 codes for MQVKIQPSLRMGTVLLLFLFTSEEACAEFIIKSVDLIMQPSDEVQRSTNVSLKCEAEVSRSPGSHLNYKYIFYKDYVKLNTDQISATDGLYSIPDVRVSHSGKYKCALSIKTETKESRVKDLKVKGLLTPVLKVDKLTLTEGDDVTAVCTAEGETGFLTFFFRDGPEELYRKDTYSQKVEHNLTVTKRHKNMFCYYSINLSGSLETSNNSNVISVDFQELKIKPDIKVMPSTDVTEGDPITLSCSVNMTHQRNSDLIIHLIHEKNTMLRLNMTQEDYKVIAMANDSGKYECISKLGGVHKSSSVNITVKELFSVPVLSIHPAEVFEGENFTISCQISSFDSEEIQRNITYSIFRDNTIIINSNNYSDTAGKVTNEEYMCKAEANRITKESQRVLFGAKVLVSKPEITAYGPVIVDKPFLILCHSENGTLPIIYSLMRNDITLNRTEVSDPHEKAHFLALISTPSDISSYLCAAENNGRVKMSERLHVTVIVPVETPLLTVVPVPGNIEEGYNITLICGIPKGSPPISFMFYASNPTPIHNTTVQSNSSSFVLSTVNREKSGNYYCTASNMAGMSMSNIVTVEVSWAKWKKALIAVFFMLLVALLVLFIMIRYKAKRGKREMAAKLSVKPASPKSDDSLTLSLTHDTHYSTHTVEVNNKESVWSERPPDQDSLELPNEGDVEYTEVVHPQPVDPTRIPLRKGTDTVYSELQTSQGDLEHINHQRLLEYAELNHDLSEPVD; via the exons ATGCAGGTGAAGATCCAGCCCTCTCTAAGGATGGGCACCGTTCTCCTCCTCTTTCTCTTCACTT CAGAGGAAGCCTGTGCAG agttcatcataaaaagcgtgGATCTTATTATGCAGCCCAGCGATGAAGTTCAAAGAAGTACAAATGTATCACTGAAATGCGAGGCAGAAGTCAGCCGCAGCCCAGGGTCTCACCTCAACTATAAATACATATTCTACAAAGATTATGTCAAGTTAAATACTGACCAGATCAGTGCTACGGATGGCCTCTACTCTATACCAGATGTCAGAGTGAGTCACTCTGGGAAATACAAATGTGCTCTTTCAATTAAGACGGAAACGAAGGAGAGCAGAGTCAAAGACCTGAAAGTGAAAG GTCTTCTGACACCAGTCCTAAAAGTGGATAAACTTACATTGACAGAAGGAGATGATGTTACTGCTGTCTGTACAGCAGAGGGAGAAACAggttttttgacatttttctttagagATGGACCTGAGGAACTCTACCGGAAGGACACTTATAGTCAGAAAGTTGAGCACAACCTGACTGTTACTAAGAGACATAAGAATATGTTTTGCTACTATAGCATTAATCTGAGTGGCTCATTAGAAACGTCTAACAACAGTAATGTGATTAGTGTTGACTTTCAAG AGCTGAAGATCAAACCTGATATCAAAGTCATGCCATCAACAGATGTTACTGAAGGAGATCCCATAACCTTGAGCTGCAGTGTGAATATGACTCACCAGAGAAATTCAGATCTAATAATCCATTTAATCCATGAAAAAAACACCATGCTTCGTTTGAACATGACACAGGAAGATTACAAAGTGATTGCTATGGCTAATGACTCTGGAAAATATGAGTGCATTTCAAAACTTGGTGGTGTTCATAAATCTTCCTCTGTGAACATCACTGTAAAAG AGCTTTTCTCTGTGCCTGTCCTGAGTATTCATCCCGCTGAGGTTTTTGAAGGAGAAAACTTCACCATTAGCTGTCAAATCAGCAGCTTTGACTCAGAGGAAATTCAAAGGAATATAACGTATTCAATATTTAGAgacaatacaataataataaatagtaacAATTATAGTGACACTGCAGGCAAAGTGACCAATGAGGAATACATGTGTAAGGCTGAGGCCAATAGGATTACCAAGGAGAGCCAGAGGGTGCTGTTTGGAGCAAAAG TGCTCGTTTCAAAGCCTGAGATCACAGCTTATGGTCCAGTTATCGTAGATAAGCCATTTTTGATCCTTTGCCACTCTGAGAATGGAACTCTGCCAATTATCTACTCGCTGATGAGAAACGACATCACTCTGAACAGGACCGAGGTGTCTGACCCTCATGAGAAGGCTCATTTCTTAGCCTTGATATCGACTCCTTCAGACATTAGTAGTTACTTGTGTGCAGCAGAGAATAATGGTCGAGTCAAGATGAGTGAAAGGCTACATGTGACTGTAATAG TTCCAGTAGAGACGCCCTTACTGACAGTCGTTCCAGTTCCCGGAAACATTGAGGAGGGTTATAATATTACCCTGATATGTGGCATTCCAAAAGGCTCTCCACCAAtcagttttatgttttatgccAGCAATCCCACACCAATTCACAACACCACAGTACAGAGTAATTCATCCTCATTTGTCCTGAGTACAGTGAACAGAGAAAAGAGTGGGAATTACTACTGCACTGCATCTAACATGGCAGGCATGAGCATGAGTAACATTGTCACAGTCGAAG TGAGCTGGGCAAAGTGGAAAAAGGCTTTGATTGCTGTGTTCTTCATGCTGTTAGTGGCGCTGCTGGTCCTTTTCATCATGATACGCTACAAGGCCAAACGAG GTAAAAGAGAGATGGCTGCCAAACTATCAGT AAAGCCTGCAAGTCCTAAATCAGATGACTCTCTAACCCTGAGTCTCACCCATGACACCCATTATAGCACGCACACAG TGGAGGTGAATAACAAAGAGAGTGTTTGGAGTGAAAGACCACCAG ATCAGGACAGCCTAGAGTTACCAAATGAAGGTGACGTAGAGTACACAGAGGTGGTTCATCCTCAACCTGTAGATCCTACACGAA TTCCTCTGAGAAAAGGCACAGATACTGTATACAGTGAGCTTCAGACCTCTCAAG GGGATCTTGAGCACATCAACCAT CAACGCCTGTTAGAATATGCTGAACTCAACCATGATCTTTCTGAACCAGTGGACTAG